A window from Chryseobacterium vaccae encodes these proteins:
- a CDS encoding cytochrome-c peroxidase, whose amino-acid sequence MKNAISWILIVFLTVSLLQNCLNTRVQKEFRQKSSFLAELRILYSSGNPSKWPKPILDPDAAPYFTEIGHLPEVGFPEDNPYSEDKALLGKTLFFDPRLSRSNQIACASCHDPELGWGDNRTFSFGHDRQLGIRNAITIMNSAYAQPLFWDGRASSLEEQSHMPIQDEREMGEHIDIAAGKIAKINGYGILFEKAFGDKTVTKDRIAKAIATFERTVKSGTAKFDLFISGKADAYSDDELMGLHLFRTKAQCMNCHNSGYFSNNRFENVGTALLGETGEDLGRYLVTKKPEDAGKFRVPGLRETARTGPWMHNGSMTSLTEVIQFYSKGNPEYAQKRSTIHEGVTLNSEKSTFVRLLDLTDEEISQLEAFLRTLTTKTERVAPPVLPK is encoded by the coding sequence ATGAAGAATGCCATAAGCTGGATATTGATTGTATTTCTCACGGTTTCTCTTTTGCAGAACTGTTTAAATACCCGTGTTCAGAAAGAATTCCGGCAGAAGTCTTCATTTCTCGCGGAATTGAGGATATTATATTCCTCAGGAAACCCTTCAAAATGGCCAAAACCAATCCTTGATCCCGATGCGGCTCCTTATTTTACTGAAATAGGGCATTTACCGGAAGTCGGCTTTCCGGAAGACAATCCATACTCCGAAGATAAAGCATTGCTGGGCAAGACCCTTTTTTTTGATCCACGGCTTTCCCGGTCCAACCAGATTGCCTGCGCCTCATGCCATGATCCGGAACTGGGTTGGGGAGATAACAGAACTTTTTCTTTCGGACATGACCGGCAGCTGGGTATCCGGAATGCAATAACCATTATGAACTCCGCTTATGCCCAACCTTTATTCTGGGACGGAAGAGCGTCATCATTGGAAGAACAGTCCCATATGCCGATTCAGGATGAACGGGAAATGGGTGAGCATATTGATATTGCCGCAGGAAAAATTGCAAAAATCAATGGCTACGGAATATTGTTTGAAAAAGCTTTCGGTGATAAGACAGTAACCAAAGACCGTATAGCCAAAGCGATAGCCACTTTTGAAAGAACGGTTAAAAGCGGAACCGCAAAATTTGACCTTTTCATCAGTGGAAAAGCCGATGCCTACTCTGATGACGAACTTATGGGGCTGCATCTTTTCCGTACCAAGGCGCAGTGTATGAACTGCCACAACTCAGGATATTTCTCCAATAACAGGTTTGAAAATGTAGGAACCGCTCTGTTGGGGGAAACAGGAGAAGATTTGGGGCGTTATCTGGTGACTAAAAAGCCGGAAGATGCAGGGAAGTTTCGTGTGCCGGGTCTTCGTGAGACCGCAAGAACCGGACCCTGGATGCATAACGGTTCCATGACAAGCCTTACGGAAGTCATACAGTTCTACAGCAAAGGAAACCCGGAATATGCACAAAAACGCTCAACCATTCATGAAGGAGTTACTCTGAATTCTGAAAAATCAACTTTTGTAAGATTACTGGATCTTACTGATGAAGAAATCTCACAATTGGAAGCTTTTCTACGCACACTGACCACAAAAACAGAAAGAGTAGCACCTCCCGTTTTGCCAAAATAA